The Aedes albopictus strain Foshan chromosome 1, AalbF5, whole genome shotgun sequence genomic interval aagagagcagatgtatgcactggtcgaaagatcatacaagattacctttgtatgggtcccctcacattgctcaatttatggcaatgagaaggcggattctctcgcaaaggtgggcgctcaggaaggcgagatctatgatagaagaatttcacatgatgaatttttctatTTGGTTCGTcaaagttctcttcaaagttggcaacatgattggcgagatggccaactgggacggtggttacattctattattcctaatgtttctttgcgagcgtggcattacggtttggatgtaggtcgagacttcatacgcgtgatgtcaagactcatgtccaaccattactcgctaggcgtacatttgcatagaataaatcttgcgctcgacaatctttgtactaagtgcggttccggttatgatgacatcgaccacgtagtttggcaatgcccggataatgacgcctccagagcgctactattggatacccttgaggcccgaggtagacaaccctttgttccagtaagagatgtgttgggaacccgtgatcttatctatatgcggtccatttatgatttccttcgcatgtgttgtataaaggtttaatctccctgtgtttttttcgcttcagttttttttctctgtgttttgtccttttgtgttatgttcctggccatccggcagatgagaatccgtgacaagcccatgccaacaccagaggcgacgccaaaagccattatacctcccggatgtgctactgcaaaccctgaaaccttatcctgaccatgcctttccttaaaaattatgagacccgctaacctcgagcagccacgagtaccctggcctcctcccagtactaaccttgacATAAGAAAGCAATAACGttgtatgtaatagaatacaaaaaatgaatctcggctccgtaaagcgttgcacgcgattgagccataaataaacgaactagttaaaaaaaaaaacattctgtcTCTAgcgtcaaattattcaaaaactcgATTGTTGACAGGAACACGATGAGCAatgattactgaaagaattccgcaTCGCCGGGCCTAATGTCCTATTACAGCTGGTAGAAGAACTCGTTCGCGGGAGTTGGCAGTCTGCACGAATCGGATTTAAGATCTCACCTCTATGGAACTTTACGCCTCGGTGCGCCGAAGGTGGCTTTGAGAATGATACTTTCGCTGCTGCTAGCAAGGACCTGCTAGTGGAAGAGTTTGCGCATCATGATGGCGGGAATGGTTTTTTGTGCTCCTGTTACTATTGTGGCGGGACGGGCGAAGTCTAGTGGTGTCATCGTCAATATTGCTTCGATGTCTGTCGTCATGATTATAGTTATGAAAATAGCTTGGCGGTGATTCATTGTTGTTTGTTGCCATTTTCCTTTGgcgattttttaacatttttcttctaTTCTTTGGTTTATCGGCAGCTTTTTGCTGTAGTTTACGACGTTGCTTCCGTTCATCATAGTCAGTCCAGTCATTTCTCCAGATTGTTTTAGATCCTAAGGTTCGCCATCCTGATTGGGCTAGCGCCAGTTGTGCGGCAATTGCCGATGTGATGCTGCATCTGGGGATATTCGGGTACCTGTACAATATTCTCGGAAGTTATTTCCAGAATCGAATACTCGTTTGCGACACAGAGGTGGACCGGAAGTGCCTTCACATAACCTCAGTGTCAcgtaaggttccatcctgggttcggtgatatggaatgtcatgtacgacaaggtgttgaggttcaagttcccggtgggagtggcgATCGttggcttcgctgacgacattacgctggaggtctaTGGTGTATCGCTCGAAGAAGAGGAATTGACTACTGCCCACTTGATCGtagttgtggaggagtggattaggtccagaaaactggaattgactcaccacaaaactgaggtggtggttgaaAACAATCGAAACTCGGAGTAACAAACGGTGATCAATGTAAGCTATTGCACTATTACTTCGAAGCGTTCCGTTAATCACTTGGGTGATGATCttggtgatgatcgacgataagcttaccttcggtagccacgttgattacgcctgcaaaaaagcctccacagctataccCAAGCAACAAAATTATTATGAAATTAATAATTAAAtaatttgaagtattcttcaatgcctgttctttaaaaccatgcataaaccaaattgctctgcaaaacgacatcaactcaaccataaacccgccataagactaaagtggcccatcctaagatgctcttgaagaGTTGATTTTaagtttctcttaaaacttgcTGTTCTTCCCAAGATgccctgaaaataagttcaacagttcttgttgtgtttatggttttatggacTGAATCTCAAGTATGCTTGGAGGTGTTCATAAAACCACAAATTGATGAAGAATATTTGTGCGCAGCTGAAActtcgataagatcaactagagtatgtaatgttccgataaaactatcataaaaacaaataaaaccaaatagaatcaagattgttacttcaGAAATGAACCAGCcgccggctgaaaatctctttaataaagataaataaagataaataataagattgttacttgggtagtggcactgtaccggattttttttttgtctttatatttgagatttttagccctatgctGTGTTCCGAAAAAATAtccaatagctctgcgatgtATGCCAATAAGCAAAAGCTACTGGCTAGTGTCGCCGCGTCCAAAAACAACTTCGACACTGAtctttcatttgggcctaactgacattttcgagttctcttcatcgatcctctctttgtgttatgacagaatgtgtattgagttttcccaagattttttggctgaaatgcgaagaagacgactacatgttgctatagaaacaaaaagaataatgattttgtttgttttgatcaagttattagtgaAAAAGAGAGTGtacgaagggcccatatagccgaggcggtaaacgcacgggtattcagcatgaccatgctgagggtgacgggttcgattcccggtcggtccaggatcttttcgtaaaggaaatttccttgacttccttgggcatagagtatcttcgtgcctgccacatgatatacacatgcaaaatggccattggcagaggaagctctcagttaataactgtggaagtgctcattgaacacttagctgagaagcaggctttgtcccagtgaggacgttacgccaagaagaagaagaagaagagagtgtacgaagagaaatcgataaagtcagttaggcccttatgaaaaaccaTTGTCGACTTATCCATTATCATTGCTGTTAATTTCAGTTACATGTTGTTAAAGTAACGATGATACTCGGTCGTTAGATTCTTTTTTCGAAAAGTAATGAACTATTACATACACTGTTGGTTATATCTGAAAGTAATATATTTGCGATGTATTTACATCTATCATTTTTTTCCTATTCCAGGTGTGGACGCCAACGGGCGGGGCATGCTCTACCGCAGCGTGTGGGACTGCTTCAGTAAAACCCTGCGCGCAGAAGGTCTGCACGGCCTGTACAAGGGCTTCGTACCGAACTACTGGCGTATCGCTCCGCACACGATCCTCAATCTGACGTTCTGGGACCAGTTCAAGAGCTGGAAGGATTTGTACTACTGATTGAACGGCGCGCGCGTTCGTGCGAGTTCTGAGCACGGTTCTGGGATATTAGCTGTTAGCTGCACATGGTGCTGTaaaaggatattttttttttataatttcaaaatAGCTGTAATTTTGTTGACTAATTAGATAAGGGCGCTATCGAATCGAACAACAAATGACAAAGCGTAGCTTAAGCGATGATATTTGTAAATTAGGATGGTAAAAGCTTGTTGATCAAACGAAATAAAAGTGGAAACGCAATGTGAGAATGGCCGATTTTATTTTCTTGCAGCGGTACGAGCACGTGTCAATACGCGGGTAACGCGCCAACGAAGCACGCGTCTGCGCGAATGTATCCTTGGTTACCACCCgcgaacttcaaagtttgatcgTTGTTTATTGTCCTTCTTCGGAGGCAAAACAGTCGACCGTCAGGATGCCAGTGATATTGAAAGATTATTCTTGGAGTCAGAATTCGGATTGGGTGACGATTCAGGTGCCCTTCCCGAAGAATAATCTGCACCAGGAGGAAGTGTTCACGAGCGAGCGGTTGCTCAAGATCAACAAGGCACCGTACTACTGGGAGGTTCTTTTGGCGGAAGCGATTGCGGAAGAGGAGAGTCGATGTGCAATTCTAGAGAACGAAGTGGTGTTTAGCTTGAAGAAGAATGATGAGGGTGTGGAGTGGGGATACTTGGAAGTACAAGTGGAGCGCGGTGAGAAATTGAGATTGAAGGAAGCGTTTTTGAAGGAACATCAGGTGAAGTTAGAGGAGAAGACGAAACAACGTGCAATCGAGAAGGAGCAAAAGAAACGCGACGAAATAAGCAAGCAAATCGAAAGGGATGGGAACGAGAGACAAGCGATTGAAGATTTGTTGGCGGAAAGTAAAcggaaggaactggagagaatGGAAAGCGAGAAAAAGGCGAAGGTTATTCCGAAGAAAGATACGCCACGtccaaaggaattcaagaagcCAGTACCGATTCGTCCAACCAAGATAATAGAGGAAACCCCCCAAATCCGGCAAAGTGGAACGGTAGAAGTCTCGTTCACCAAAAGGAACTTTGTGACACCGAAGCGCGAATCCATGGAGCAGGACGAGCGCGACTGGATCATGAAGCAGGCAGCGGCGAAGAAGGCAACCGGTTTTGTGGATGAAGACTTGCGTCCAGAGGAGCGAAATCCCGAATGGCTGAAGCAGAAAGGAGACTCGTTCTTCCAGCAGGGTAACCATCTGGGGGCGATTTCCGCCTATTCGGCGGGAATTCGACTGACGAAGGAATATTACTCGCTGTTTTTGAACCGATCGGCTGCGCATTTCGCTATGGAGAACTATCAACGATGCGTAAgttgtttaaaaatgtttaaaattcgGATATTTCGAGACGCAACTATCAGATTCTTTGATTGCATATAAAACGCGGGAAAACTACTCAACTATGCAGCTTGGTTTAGATTCCCATTAACGATTCTGTTTCTTTATGAGATTTATTACTTCGAAGCCAAACacttattttttaagaaaaacaaatactttattcgagattttttttttaaattttagttcaaCAATGAATCTAATTAGTCATTATTCTAAATTTTAGTTCccagaaaaactttttttgttaCTACACATTAACTCTATGTTTTACACTGCTCAAGCACTGTTTGGAAACAAAGAAAAAATGTTTTGCTTATCGCTTTTGTAGCTCCGTGGGGCTTCCTCATCCGCTCCAGAAAGAATTTAaggataagtcctaaaacaatcaTTGGAAAAAACCCTTGGGGCATTTCCGGggtagtttctaaaggaattcctagacaaaattttggacgaattcctgagggactttctaaagaaacaccctcaaaacatccctggaaaactcctagagaagtctCTTGAGGAGTGCCTGTAAAAAAAGTTAATGGGTAACTTCCTAAGGTTTTCTATGCagtacgaatttcagaaggaaactttTTGCAAAAACTGTAGGGGTTGTACTTGAAGGAATTAATGAATGggttcctgaacaaatccgtggatgaactcctgaaaagtttcttggagataattgtgaaataattcctgaatgacTTCCTGGAGAATTTATTTCTTTGCTCATGTATCATATacaattgaaagaattccaatactagccgttggaggaattcctttagaaatccttgaagtaattcaaacAAGCTTCAGATAAtccaggagaatttcttgggtgcatccctggaaaagattatGGCTggatttctggaatttctaaagggaccCCTATATACATATTTGAAAAGATCcagagaggattttctgaaggaatcacttgtggaattcctggagaagaccctggaagaattctaggagcattccatggaggaattcccgaaggaattcctacacgtgtgcctggaggaaaccctggaagaaagtatacctggagaaattcaaggagaaatccccgaagaaattcctagatgaatttctggagcaatcccaggaagaatttctggaggaatccttagagcagttctgggaggaatccctggagaaatttctgtagaaacgtcttgaaagatatgtctgaaagtgtacctggatgaattcctggaggaatttctgaaggtaaacCCGGAATACGTAGTAAAGTTTCTAAAgggatctttggagaaatttctgaacaaattcctggaggaatttctggaggatctttcaaaggaatttctggaggaatttttggagaaattcttggcggaactcctacaggaatccttgaaagaattccggcaGCATTTCCTgattaaattcctagaggaattcctagtgaaaaccctggaggaatccgtgaagtatttcctggaagaatctctggaggaattcccacagaaattcctgaaggaattcttgcagaaattactggggtaatgcctggagaaattcttagatgaattcctagatgaatgcctggaggaatctcttcttcttcttcttctttttcttctttatggctctacgtcc includes:
- the LOC109413212 gene encoding dynein axonemal assembly factor 4; translated protein: MPVILKDYSWSQNSDWVTIQVPFPKNNLHQEEVFTSERLLKINKAPYYWEVLLAEAIAEEESRCAILENEVVFSLKKNDEGVEWGYLEVQVERGEKLRLKEAFLKEHQVKLEEKTKQRAIEKEQKKRDEISKQIERDGNERQAIEDLLAESKRKELERMESEKKAKVIPKKDTPRPKEFKKPVPIRPTKIIEETPQIRQSGTVEVSFTKRNFVTPKRESMEQDERDWIMKQAAAKKATGFVDEDLRPEERNPEWLKQKGDSFFQQGNHLGAISAYSAGIRLTKEYYSLFLNRSAAHFAMENYQRCAEDCSTALNLLDPPVESNRKARVACLARRGAALTKLGFLRQGCDELIAACKLDPQNEGLRREVEMVQRKLKECDTDSE